One Myxococcota bacterium DNA segment encodes these proteins:
- a CDS encoding ABC transporter ATP-binding protein, protein MGTKLDTIEAETGAPIRFLVQQAMSPVLEVKHLHKHYPAKGKPVVALHDTSLDLHTGQVFALLGANGAGKTTLSSILATLMKPTLGDVLFHGKSIYQDLRAYQRNVGYCPQRANLNNLLSLQDNLLFAGRFYGLSAQASRNSLAELTEQLNLEDYLDARPMVLSGGWKQRFMMARALMHGPKILILDEPTVGLDPQIRQQIWEKIRLLKAQGVSILLTTHYLDEAEQLADWVCMMDKGSIKLIAKPDELMDKFQLSTLEAVYLQLMQEEAGA, encoded by the coding sequence TTGGGCACCAAGCTGGATACGATTGAAGCGGAAACTGGCGCTCCAATCCGCTTTTTGGTACAACAAGCCATGTCTCCCGTTTTAGAAGTTAAACATCTGCACAAACATTACCCCGCCAAAGGCAAACCTGTCGTTGCCCTGCACGACACGTCTTTGGACTTACACACTGGGCAAGTCTTCGCACTACTTGGCGCCAACGGTGCAGGTAAAACTACCTTGTCTTCGATCTTGGCGACTTTAATGAAGCCAACCTTGGGCGATGTTCTGTTCCACGGCAAATCGATTTACCAAGACCTGCGAGCCTACCAACGCAATGTTGGCTACTGCCCTCAAAGAGCCAACTTAAACAATCTGCTCAGCCTGCAAGACAACCTTTTATTTGCCGGCCGTTTTTATGGATTGAGCGCGCAAGCGTCACGTAATAGTCTTGCCGAGCTGACCGAACAGCTTAACTTAGAGGACTACTTAGATGCGAGACCGATGGTTTTATCTGGGGGTTGGAAGCAACGATTTATGATGGCACGTGCGCTCATGCATGGGCCAAAAATTCTAATACTCGATGAGCCGACCGTCGGGCTTGACCCACAAATCCGCCAGCAAATCTGGGAGAAGATTCGTCTATTAAAAGCGCAAGGGGTCTCGATTTTACTCACAACGCATTATCTGGATGAAGCCGAGCAGCTGGCAGATTGGGTCTGCATGATGGATAAAGGCTCTATCAAGCTCATCGCAAAACCAGACGAATTGATGGACAAATTCCAGCTTTCGACTCTGGAAGCGGTCTACCTACAGTTAATGCAAGAAGAGGCAGGGGCTTAA
- a CDS encoding AarF/UbiB family protein has translation MKFILLILLVVAAGCGNHPLSRNEEQRSDSVRKLFAELLDPPAELANSKSVVKEVLLRNLDGLYFLINHPDLLKKTKVPAEIIHAIPADALERLKDQPLETIAKALRQLDQSFFDDIQKTLDNSVKNFKFAAKDLEAIKIPKLGEAWTDFFQGVLVNYFPALPLKDRKRILAFMILKLNDLSTDNEVLLNWVYASGPYFQKYLQLMADYLEPGDDHNLAELKQGLMKVKDALPSIPKVLIDVYLQELAKEGYQIEIIRSLGAASVGEAFLAKLGGKNGRQVVIKFRRPGIEDIAKAEEIFFSSQAAKAQGDALKASFKEVSLQINEEFDYRTEYKKIKAGIKAYENDPSYPIKVVRPLSEDEFPSSDRYLAMEFVDGKTFRQLDKNPLQQHAKSILWERMTRKFMKQALFAKENHFFHGDLHEGNMMVVFSPDLKLAEDATREEVQKAVDNGLISLVLIDFGNAHELTSGQSLALRNIFLSAAKLSNSAQVFLDNICPEAPAKVLESLQESVFSNVAEKREVEVPQKLGAAMDVLLMNNLPIPGFLMAFERSLGMLSNVKHNSEANLHQISQDAYVNEVKDLVAGMNGAVKNSVLDGIVLDAQVVDFERNDLGLGEDWRLARLAWAAESDRQKKLNQTFGLLKILVNKLPKTSSEGVGTRAWRFVRDGFSNMLPPTVPPLKSSEEPAPAPNPEPAPATAKQSDTEYWIDQVVSGVFLEWEVQKITDIGGDGVKWKEQRNDLAKAFAKKDWQAVAYSGLQLLKVVPPAIEGRLMDFVRDNPELAQTDYWYLKYVRSLFKRSSSGHDSLWVSGLEYLLKPGTTGEDAYWETYNFGL, from the coding sequence ATGAAATTTATTTTATTAATATTATTGGTAGTTGCAGCCGGCTGTGGTAACCACCCTTTGAGCCGAAATGAAGAACAAAGAAGCGATTCGGTTCGCAAGCTTTTCGCGGAATTGCTTGACCCGCCTGCTGAACTTGCGAACTCTAAGTCTGTTGTGAAAGAGGTTCTGCTGAGAAACCTCGATGGTTTATATTTCTTAATTAACCACCCGGACTTATTGAAAAAGACCAAAGTTCCGGCTGAAATCATTCATGCAATTCCAGCCGATGCATTAGAACGCCTTAAAGATCAGCCGCTTGAAACCATTGCCAAGGCCCTCAGACAGCTAGATCAGAGCTTTTTTGATGATATTCAGAAAACTTTGGATAATTCGGTGAAGAATTTCAAGTTTGCGGCCAAGGATTTAGAAGCGATTAAAATTCCCAAATTAGGTGAAGCTTGGACCGATTTTTTCCAGGGCGTATTAGTCAATTACTTTCCAGCTCTGCCTCTCAAAGATCGAAAGCGAATTCTCGCTTTTATGATTCTAAAGCTGAATGATCTTAGCACTGATAATGAAGTCTTATTGAACTGGGTATATGCTTCTGGTCCGTATTTTCAAAAATACCTCCAGTTAATGGCTGATTACTTGGAGCCGGGCGATGATCACAATTTGGCTGAACTGAAGCAGGGCTTGATGAAAGTTAAGGATGCCCTGCCTTCCATTCCTAAAGTGCTTATTGACGTCTACTTGCAAGAACTTGCCAAAGAAGGCTATCAAATAGAAATCATTCGCTCATTAGGCGCCGCCAGCGTGGGAGAGGCATTTTTGGCCAAACTTGGCGGAAAAAATGGCAGACAAGTCGTTATTAAGTTTAGGCGCCCCGGTATCGAAGACATCGCTAAAGCCGAAGAGATTTTCTTTTCGTCTCAAGCTGCAAAGGCGCAAGGTGATGCGCTCAAGGCAAGTTTTAAAGAAGTTTCGCTTCAAATTAACGAAGAGTTCGACTATCGAACTGAATACAAAAAAATCAAAGCTGGCATTAAAGCTTACGAAAATGATCCAAGCTACCCTATTAAAGTTGTGAGACCTCTGTCCGAGGATGAGTTCCCAAGCAGCGATCGCTATTTGGCCATGGAATTCGTAGACGGTAAGACTTTTAGGCAGCTGGACAAAAATCCTTTGCAGCAACATGCAAAGAGCATTTTGTGGGAGCGCATGACCCGTAAGTTCATGAAACAGGCTTTATTTGCTAAAGAAAATCACTTTTTCCACGGCGATTTGCACGAAGGGAACATGATGGTTGTTTTTTCGCCCGATTTGAAATTGGCCGAAGATGCCACGCGCGAAGAAGTTCAAAAAGCTGTGGACAATGGCTTGATTTCACTCGTGTTGATCGACTTCGGCAATGCGCACGAGCTGACGTCTGGGCAGAGTCTGGCACTCAGAAACATCTTTTTAAGCGCTGCCAAGCTTTCAAACTCAGCCCAAGTCTTTTTGGACAATATTTGTCCGGAAGCTCCGGCTAAGGTTCTAGAGAGTCTTCAAGAATCTGTTTTTAGCAACGTAGCAGAAAAACGAGAAGTTGAAGTGCCCCAGAAGCTTGGCGCAGCAATGGACGTTTTACTGATGAACAATCTACCTATTCCCGGGTTTTTAATGGCCTTTGAAAGGTCTTTGGGTATGCTCAGCAATGTGAAGCATAACAGCGAAGCCAATTTGCATCAGATTTCGCAAGATGCCTATGTGAACGAGGTTAAAGATCTGGTTGCAGGTATGAATGGGGCAGTTAAAAACTCTGTACTGGACGGCATTGTACTGGACGCGCAGGTGGTTGATTTTGAACGAAACGATCTTGGCCTTGGGGAAGATTGGAGACTAGCTCGATTGGCTTGGGCCGCAGAGTCAGATCGGCAAAAAAAGCTCAATCAAACATTTGGGCTTTTGAAGATTTTAGTAAACAAGCTTCCGAAGACCTCATCCGAAGGCGTGGGTACCCGCGCATGGCGCTTTGTTCGCGATGGTTTTTCAAATATGCTCCCGCCAACAGTGCCCCCTTTGAAGTCAAGCGAAGAACCTGCACCGGCCCCAAATCCTGAGCCGGCTCCAGCCACCGCTAAACAATCTGATACCGAATATTGGATCGACCAAGTTGTATCCGGCGTGTTTTTAGAGTGGGAAGTACAGAAAATCACCGACATTGGTGGTGATGGCGTTAAATGGAAAGAACAACGAAATGATTTGGCGAAGGCCTTTGCTAAAAAAGACTGGCAAGCGGTGGCTTATTCTGGTCTTCAGTTGTTGAAGGTTGTGCCTCCGGCCATCGAAGGCAGATTGATGGATTTTGTGAGGGACAACCCAGAACTAGCGCAAACTGATTACTGGTATTTGAAATACGTGCGTTCTTTGTTTAAGCGGTCTTCTTCGGGCCATGATTCCCTCTGGGTAAGCGGCTTAGAATATTTGCTGAAACCAGGGACCACTGGTGAAGATGCTTATTGGGAAACTTATAATTTCGGTTTGTAA
- a CDS encoding RlmE family RNA methyltransferase, which yields MAQYNRKDPYYQAAKKQGFVARSIFKLEEIDKNFGLIKGSAKVLDLGCSPGSWLQYVERKVGPGGGKVIGIDLSPLALSFGPHVQFIQGDIFEVEIPAGSFDVVLSDMAPKTCGIKSVDQDRSLGLCEKALEIAARVLKPGGNFCVKVLEGGGMPDYLKTCRSMFKEVKIRRPQSTRSGSMETYVLGLGYHKASPTAAA from the coding sequence ATGGCTCAATACAACCGCAAAGACCCTTACTATCAAGCTGCCAAGAAACAAGGTTTCGTGGCGCGCTCTATTTTTAAGCTTGAAGAAATCGATAAAAATTTTGGGCTAATCAAAGGCTCAGCCAAAGTTTTAGATCTAGGCTGCTCCCCAGGTTCGTGGCTGCAATATGTGGAAAGAAAGGTCGGCCCAGGTGGTGGCAAAGTAATTGGCATCGACTTGTCACCTTTAGCGCTTAGCTTTGGTCCTCACGTTCAATTTATCCAGGGCGATATCTTCGAGGTCGAAATCCCAGCCGGCTCGTTTGATGTGGTCCTGAGCGACATGGCTCCAAAAACTTGCGGCATCAAAAGTGTGGATCAAGACAGAAGCTTAGGTCTATGCGAAAAAGCGCTGGAAATCGCGGCTCGCGTACTGAAGCCAGGTGGCAACTTCTGCGTCAAAGTCTTGGAAGGCGGCGGCATGCCCGACTACTTAAAAACCTGTCGCAGCATGTTCAAAGAAGTCAAAATCAGACGCCCTCAAAGCACACGCTCAGGCAGCATGGAAACTTATGTTTTAGGCCTTGGCTATCACAAAGCCAGCCCCACGGCCGCAGCGTAA
- a CDS encoding rod shape-determining protein, translating to MFRKLFGMFGADLAIDLGTANTLVHVRGCGVVLNEPSVVAIARNGYETKILAVGKDAKEMLGKTPGNITAIRPMRDGVIADFTVTETMIKAFITKATKKAFFIRGRLIISVPAEITSIEQKAVREAALGSGVQEVHLIEQPMAAAVGAGLPVRDARGSMIIDIGGGTTDVAVISLNGIVASQTLRVAGDKLDEAIVNFLRKRHNILIGERTAELIKMKIGSAVPLAEELKIDVKGRDLITGVPQAITITSVEIREALQDSFRQFVACTKSVLERTPPELSADIIDRGIVLCGGGAQIKGLDKLIADQCGIPVYVADNPLHAVVDGVGQVLENMDTYRALLI from the coding sequence ATGTTTAGAAAGCTTTTTGGGATGTTCGGAGCCGATTTGGCTATCGATTTAGGCACCGCTAACACACTGGTTCACGTCAGGGGATGTGGTGTCGTGCTCAATGAGCCCAGCGTCGTTGCCATTGCTCGAAATGGCTATGAAACCAAAATTTTGGCAGTGGGAAAAGATGCCAAAGAAATGCTTGGCAAAACGCCTGGAAATATTACTGCCATTAGACCAATGCGCGATGGGGTGATCGCTGATTTCACCGTTACCGAAACCATGATTAAGGCCTTCATTACCAAGGCCACGAAGAAAGCATTTTTTATCAGAGGCCGGTTAATCATCTCGGTTCCTGCTGAAATTACTTCTATTGAACAAAAGGCCGTCCGCGAGGCTGCTCTTGGCTCGGGCGTTCAAGAAGTTCACTTAATCGAACAGCCTATGGCTGCTGCCGTGGGAGCTGGCCTGCCTGTGCGTGATGCCCGTGGTTCCATGATTATCGATATCGGTGGTGGTACGACGGACGTTGCGGTTATCTCGCTAAACGGCATTGTGGCTTCGCAAACCTTGCGTGTGGCTGGCGATAAGCTCGATGAAGCCATCGTTAACTTCTTGCGCAAACGTCACAATATTTTGATTGGAGAGCGTACAGCGGAGCTTATCAAAATGAAGATTGGCTCGGCGGTGCCTTTGGCGGAAGAGTTGAAGATTGATGTTAAGGGTCGCGATTTGATCACCGGCGTGCCACAGGCGATTACGATTACCAGCGTCGAAATCCGCGAAGCTCTGCAAGATAGCTTCAGGCAGTTTGTGGCTTGCACCAAGTCAGTTTTAGAGCGCACGCCTCCTGAGCTTTCTGCCGATATTATCGACCGCGGCATTGTTCTTTGCGGCGGCGGTGCTCAGATTAAGGGCCTCGATAAGTTGATTGCTGATCAGTGCGGAATCCCTGTTTATGTGGCCGACAACCCATTGCACGCGGTGGTTGATGGCGTTGGCCAAGTGTTGGAAAACATGGACACCTATCGTGCGTTGTTGATTTGA
- the pilM gene encoding pilus assembly protein PilM, protein MWKFGSKWSVGVDLGSESVKIVCLAQTGKTYNLVSYGMFYREHVEAIRETLSHPNLQKANLRVSIKDSLVKIRKLELPPAPADELTQMVQMALGQQLAGPIENYILRYQPLQKAVFIAERKQVDDYLVELKQWGILNPAVVEPRLNSLALAALHNHPIQAGERLAIVDIGRGTALFAVVSNEGLLFGRNLSDADGEDLFKQIANRMGSSVEEVDRRKRADPAFLTLQNPDAKEPIIQWLYKVAVEIQNSVENYELQFPNQKVTGLILAGGASKISGLSGYVQDTLKLSATYIDAFARVNTSGFPVENFGEQGHFYAAAVGLAL, encoded by the coding sequence ATGTGGAAATTCGGCTCCAAATGGTCAGTGGGCGTAGACCTGGGTTCTGAGAGCGTTAAAATTGTCTGCCTGGCTCAAACCGGAAAGACCTATAACTTGGTTTCTTACGGCATGTTCTATCGCGAACATGTGGAAGCAATTAGAGAAACGCTCTCGCATCCAAACTTGCAAAAAGCAAATCTCAGAGTTTCCATCAAAGACTCGCTGGTCAAAATCCGAAAACTCGAACTTCCTCCTGCCCCTGCTGATGAGCTGACACAAATGGTTCAAATGGCTTTAGGCCAGCAATTGGCGGGTCCAATCGAAAACTATATCCTGCGTTATCAACCGCTGCAAAAAGCGGTGTTCATCGCGGAAAGAAAGCAGGTTGATGACTATTTGGTTGAGCTTAAGCAGTGGGGCATTCTAAATCCTGCCGTTGTGGAGCCAAGGCTAAACTCTCTCGCCTTGGCAGCGCTTCATAACCACCCAATCCAAGCAGGCGAGAGATTGGCGATTGTAGATATCGGACGAGGCACAGCTTTGTTTGCCGTGGTTTCCAACGAGGGTCTGCTGTTTGGTAGAAACCTGTCAGATGCCGATGGCGAAGATTTGTTCAAGCAAATCGCGAATCGCATGGGGAGCTCTGTCGAAGAAGTTGATCGGAGAAAACGAGCTGACCCTGCCTTTTTAACACTGCAAAATCCGGACGCCAAAGAACCGATTATTCAGTGGCTTTATAAAGTGGCGGTAGAGATACAGAACTCAGTTGAAAACTATGAGTTGCAATTCCCGAACCAAAAAGTAACCGGCCTGATTCTCGCAGGCGGCGCCTCGAAAATATCGGGCCTTTCTGGCTACGTTCAAGATACTTTAAAGCTGAGCGCTACGTATATAGATGCATTTGCTCGTGTGAACACATCGGGTTTTCCTGTCGAGAATTTTGGCGAGCAAGGACATTTTTACGCTGCGGCCGTGGGGCTGGCTTTGTGA
- a CDS encoding thiamine pyrophosphate-binding protein: MNLTWANIVIDELCALGCELFAIAPGSRSTPLVVAAAKHPRAQTIICHDERSLGFFALGYAGATGKLAAVIVTSGTAVANLFPAVVEASMESLPLVVLSADRPAELRGTTANQTIDQVKIFGNYARSFVDLPAPSKEAALDKIAFQVRQAGLRALGPLPGPIQINCQYREPLL, from the coding sequence ATGAATTTAACTTGGGCTAATATTGTGATTGATGAGCTTTGCGCTTTAGGGTGCGAGCTGTTTGCGATTGCGCCTGGGTCCAGATCCACGCCGCTCGTTGTCGCGGCGGCGAAGCACCCGCGTGCTCAGACAATTATATGTCACGATGAACGTAGCTTGGGCTTTTTTGCTTTGGGTTATGCAGGGGCCACTGGCAAATTGGCGGCGGTGATTGTGACTTCCGGCACCGCGGTTGCCAATCTTTTTCCGGCTGTGGTGGAGGCTTCGATGGAGTCTCTACCCTTAGTGGTCTTAAGTGCAGATAGGCCAGCGGAGCTTCGGGGTACGACGGCCAATCAAACCATTGACCAGGTTAAGATTTTCGGAAATTACGCCAGGTCTTTTGTGGATTTGCCTGCGCCGAGCAAAGAAGCGGCATTGGACAAAATTGCGTTTCAAGTGAGGCAAGCTGGACTTAGAGCGCTCGGGCCGCTGCCCGGGCCGATTCAGATTAACTGCCAATATCGGGAGCCATTGCTATGA
- a CDS encoding VanZ family protein, producing the protein MPPTLHRSVWTAIYYVPFLILCGIIFWLSSMSNPPIPEPMRFPGADKILHGIAFAAVGAAAALGSMVRRNRLGLEVFLEAWILTAIYGFLDEVHQRFTPSRSSDITDWFADIIGAAVGVLLFSAAAKAARWVAKR; encoded by the coding sequence ATGCCTCCTACCTTACACCGCTCTGTTTGGACCGCAATCTATTATGTGCCTTTTTTAATCTTGTGCGGCATTATTTTTTGGCTATCCAGCATGAGCAATCCGCCCATTCCTGAGCCCATGAGATTCCCTGGCGCGGACAAAATTCTACACGGCATTGCCTTCGCGGCAGTAGGGGCGGCTGCCGCCCTGGGCTCTATGGTTAGACGGAATAGATTGGGCCTCGAAGTCTTTCTAGAGGCATGGATTTTAACAGCAATTTACGGATTTTTAGATGAAGTTCACCAAAGATTTACCCCTTCCAGAAGCTCCGATATTACCGATTGGTTTGCGGATATCATTGGCGCAGCGGTTGGCGTGTTGCTTTTCTCCGCGGCGGCCAAGGCAGCTAGATGGGTTGCTAAACGATAA
- a CDS encoding dual specificity protein phosphatase family protein — MQRWIKKAVFELSLFCTEAIRIPWWVKISDAGLYLGGIPLRNKGHLVQLKSLGINRVLNLLEPFEREPGLRHQPVTKEEWEKSGAVIFEVPSKDFRSISAKKLTQAAAIVAQELKQGHKMYVHCKAGMGRSASVVIAYLILHEGLSADEAIMAVKKRRRIKISSKQVGILQKLEPARKKINC, encoded by the coding sequence ATGCAGAGATGGATAAAAAAAGCAGTTTTTGAGCTCTCGCTTTTTTGCACCGAAGCGATTCGCATCCCCTGGTGGGTCAAAATCAGTGATGCTGGATTGTACCTAGGTGGCATCCCATTGCGCAACAAGGGACACCTCGTGCAACTGAAATCCCTTGGCATCAATCGTGTTTTGAATCTGCTCGAGCCCTTTGAACGCGAACCAGGTCTCAGGCATCAACCAGTCACCAAAGAAGAATGGGAAAAAAGCGGTGCCGTCATCTTTGAGGTGCCCTCTAAAGATTTCAGGTCCATATCAGCTAAAAAACTGACTCAGGCCGCGGCCATTGTCGCGCAGGAACTGAAGCAGGGTCACAAAATGTACGTACACTGCAAAGCCGGCATGGGCCGCAGCGCCAGCGTCGTTATCGCCTATCTGATATTACATGAAGGATTAAGCGCCGATGAAGCCATCATGGCGGTTAAAAAGCGTAGAAGGATCAAGATCAGCAGCAAACAGGTGGGCATCCTGCAAAAGCTAGAACCCGCTCGAAAAAAAATCAATTGCTAG
- the ruvB gene encoding Holliday junction branch migration DNA helicase RuvB: MEGILAPDLLEDSEEILEKSLRPKAFEEYVGQKQLIENLKIFAQAAKLRGEPLDHVLLSGPPGLGKTTLAHILAKELGSQIFVTSGPALEKKGDLAGLLTNLNAGDILFIDEIHRLTSVIEENLYPAMEDFRFDVIIGEGAHARSIGLNIKPFTLVGATTKTGLLTSPLRDRFGFSARLEFYSLAELTQIVNRSASILNIPIESGAAHEIARRSRGTPRIANRLLRRVRDFAQVLHAGNITADVAGESLTRLGVRDNGLDEMDTRILSFLVETCEGAPVGLDTLGAALGESTNTLEDVYEPYLIQEGFLMRTPRGRVATAKAFEHIKVKSHAEMDKKSSF, from the coding sequence ATGGAAGGAATTTTAGCCCCGGATCTTTTGGAAGACTCCGAAGAAATACTGGAAAAAAGCCTCAGACCAAAAGCGTTTGAAGAATACGTCGGCCAAAAACAACTTATTGAAAATTTAAAGATCTTTGCGCAGGCAGCGAAATTACGCGGCGAGCCCCTAGATCACGTTCTTTTATCTGGCCCGCCAGGTCTAGGTAAAACGACTTTGGCACATATCTTGGCCAAAGAACTCGGCTCGCAAATCTTCGTGACTTCCGGCCCCGCTTTAGAAAAAAAGGGTGACTTGGCAGGTTTGTTAACCAACTTGAACGCGGGCGATATTTTGTTTATCGATGAGATTCATCGCTTAACCAGCGTCATTGAAGAGAATTTGTACCCCGCCATGGAAGACTTTCGCTTTGACGTGATTATTGGCGAAGGCGCTCACGCTCGAAGCATTGGTCTCAATATTAAACCCTTCACACTGGTGGGCGCTACCACTAAAACTGGCCTATTAACTTCCCCGCTGAGAGACCGCTTCGGCTTCTCAGCTCGCCTTGAATTTTATTCGCTGGCCGAGCTAACGCAAATCGTGAACCGTTCTGCGTCGATTTTAAATATCCCCATCGAGTCCGGCGCCGCGCATGAAATCGCCAGACGCAGCCGCGGCACGCCTCGTATCGCCAATCGTTTGCTAAGGCGCGTACGCGATTTCGCTCAAGTGCTGCATGCAGGCAATATTACCGCGGACGTCGCCGGCGAATCCCTTACCCGCTTAGGCGTTCGAGATAACGGCCTCGATGAAATGGACACGCGCATTTTGAGCTTCCTAGTGGAAACCTGTGAAGGCGCACCCGTTGGCCTGGACACCCTAGGAGCAGCATTAGGTGAATCAACCAATACTTTAGAAGACGTTTACGAGCCTTATCTCATCCAAGAAGGCTTTTTAATGCGCACACCCAGAGGCCGCGTTGCCACTGCGAAAGCATTTGAACACATCAAGGTAAAATCCCATGCAGAGATGGATAAAAAAAGCAGTTTTTGA
- a CDS encoding ABC transporter permease, whose amino-acid sequence MWQIFGQLVWADLKAFKQNALSEVIDLLVWLVVVLTINVYLLPLFGVPTQYLMISFSGSLASSVSFRMFPGIYNLVNDINGDRQIAQKLILPIHPAFVFAAMILAFFISTLWVSIWSFPVSILIMRQLNPSFEILWGHFFAIWVVSALFFSTFSVWVASYVKGPQQMGKVFTRFVFPLWFFGGFQFTWHKLYGVSPWLAYLDLVNPYIYAMEGMRTAVLGPEGNLDFGLCIAMLLVLMLLTFTHAFRRFKKQLDFV is encoded by the coding sequence ATGTGGCAAATATTTGGGCAGTTGGTTTGGGCGGACTTAAAGGCTTTTAAGCAAAATGCATTATCAGAAGTGATCGATTTGTTGGTTTGGCTGGTGGTGGTGTTAACCATCAACGTTTACTTGCTACCTCTTTTTGGAGTGCCAACGCAGTATTTGATGATTAGCTTTTCCGGGTCGCTCGCATCCAGCGTTTCTTTTCGAATGTTCCCCGGGATTTATAACCTGGTGAATGACATCAATGGTGATCGGCAAATTGCACAAAAGCTGATTTTACCTATTCATCCGGCATTTGTATTTGCGGCAATGATTTTGGCATTTTTTATCAGCACCCTATGGGTCAGCATTTGGTCGTTTCCGGTCAGCATTTTGATCATGCGGCAGCTCAATCCAAGCTTTGAAATCTTATGGGGGCACTTTTTTGCGATTTGGGTTGTCTCCGCGCTATTTTTCAGCACCTTTTCCGTTTGGGTGGCAAGCTACGTGAAAGGCCCTCAGCAAATGGGTAAAGTTTTCACGCGATTTGTTTTTCCGCTTTGGTTTTTCGGCGGGTTTCAATTTACTTGGCACAAGCTTTACGGAGTGTCGCCTTGGCTGGCGTATCTCGATTTGGTGAATCCTTACATATACGCGATGGAAGGTATGCGCACGGCGGTGTTAGGTCCTGAGGGGAACTTGGACTTTGGCTTGTGCATTGCGATGTTGTTGGTCTTAATGCTGCTGACGTTTACACATGCGTTTAGGCGGTTTAAGAAGCAACTTGATTTCGTATGA
- a CDS encoding thiamine pyrophosphate-dependent enzyme: MTPDLIVVGSLKSRHEQEDALRQIEKLEVPAIACVTSGLRFLKHPLLDHSRDFSGLKAENILKLGGRVVAKGITQLLEKIPPSPPFSKEGESEAIAKIISCTDWREHALFLGNSMPIRDMDTHAIAGEHIPIVGANRGASGIDGIISTACGFAHGLNQPTVLVLGDMTFLHDVSGLSFLKDLHVPVTIVVINNQGNGIFRTLPIASETELFERYFLVPHTYNLSGACQIYGIRHQPVDASHFKACYNEALQSEKSQVIEVLTCAYKPKL; encoded by the coding sequence ATGACGCCTGATTTGATTGTAGTTGGCTCGCTTAAAAGTAGGCATGAGCAGGAAGACGCGCTTAGGCAGATTGAAAAGCTTGAGGTGCCAGCGATTGCTTGTGTGACTTCAGGGCTTAGGTTTTTAAAGCACCCGCTTTTGGATCATAGCCGGGATTTTTCGGGGCTTAAAGCTGAGAATATCTTGAAGCTCGGTGGTCGGGTTGTGGCTAAAGGGATTACTCAGTTGCTGGAGAAAATCCCCCCCAGCCCCCCTTTTTCAAAGGAGGGAGAGAGCGAAGCCATCGCTAAGATAATCTCCTGCACAGACTGGCGAGAGCACGCCCTGTTTCTCGGCAACTCCATGCCCATTCGAGACATGGACACCCACGCCATCGCTGGCGAGCATATCCCCATCGTAGGTGCAAACCGAGGCGCCAGCGGCATTGATGGCATCATCAGCACCGCTTGTGGCTTTGCGCATGGCTTAAACCAGCCAACGGTTTTGGTCTTGGGCGACATGACTTTCTTGCATGATGTCAGCGGCCTGTCTTTTCTGAAGGACCTGCATGTCCCAGTAACCATCGTTGTGATCAACAATCAAGGCAACGGCATTTTCAGAACTTTACCCATTGCCTCTGAAACAGAACTCTTCGAGCGATATTTCTTAGTGCCACATACCTATAATCTAAGTGGCGCATGCCAAATCTACGGCATTAGACATCAACCTGTTGACGCCTCACACTTCAAAGCCTGTTACAACGAAGCCTTACAATCTGAAAAATCTCAGGTCATTGAAGTTCTGACTTGCGCTTACAAACCGAAATTATAA
- the ruvA gene encoding Holliday junction branch migration protein RuvA, whose protein sequence is MIAYLTGQLQLKNLKNAIVLTNGVGYRVSMPLSDLSTLGDIGQSVFIHIHTHVREDALELYGFLSEDSLHLFEQLISISGIGPKMALSVLSALQPTELSNALASGDHARLTRVPGIGPKMAQRMVLELKDKTKPVAVFFGSDSILSDLRSAIANLGYKTPAVDKAVKAVEHLAHQNKPLGDLLKEALREI, encoded by the coding sequence ATGATTGCCTATCTCACTGGTCAACTACAGCTTAAAAATTTAAAAAATGCCATCGTTTTAACAAACGGGGTCGGTTATCGCGTGTCGATGCCATTGTCAGATTTATCGACACTTGGAGACATAGGACAATCGGTGTTTATTCATATCCATACACATGTGCGTGAAGACGCGTTAGAATTGTATGGTTTTCTGTCTGAAGACAGCTTGCATTTGTTTGAGCAGTTGATCAGCATCTCTGGAATCGGGCCCAAAATGGCTCTCAGTGTGTTATCCGCCTTACAACCCACTGAATTATCGAATGCCTTGGCCTCGGGCGATCATGCGCGGCTTACCAGGGTGCCAGGCATCGGGCCTAAAATGGCACAACGCATGGTGTTGGAGCTCAAAGACAAGACCAAACCCGTGGCAGTATTCTTTGGAAGCGACAGCATTTTAAGCGACCTGCGCTCAGCCATTGCTAACCTCGGTTATAAAACCCCGGCAGTGGACAAAGCGGTGAAAGCGGTCGAGCATTTGGCACATCAAAACAAGCCTCTAGGCGATCTGCTGAAAGAAGCGCTGCGAGAGATTTAA